The Acidobacteriota bacterium genome has a window encoding:
- a CDS encoding sel1 repeat family protein, with product MPMQRQRFLLGRTFFLFVLLLGTVRAQTEFQVGLEAFQKRDYATALKEWRPLAEAGDADSQFRLGSLYGGGLGVPQDTAEAVKWYRMAAEQGVVEAANILGVTYQMGGRGFPADFAEALKWHRVAAEIGSANSQYAVGLAAQAGSGVPADYVEAAKWFRLAAEQGHGDAQLNLGILYSGLRNSASQSITEDFPEAIKWYEKAADQGIAQAQFNLARMVQNGVGTEKNLPLAVQHYQKAFSLGLVAAAFDVGAFFEYGRGVPADRKEAAKWYQAGADGRHAGCRLWVRAESGDAQAQVELGDMYLGGQGPLQDYEAAAQWLQKSAARGNSQGEFNLAVLYSGGLGVPQDDNLARQWIAKAAVHGNVPAALWAAGERGNVQSQFNLGMMFLAGKGVPASREQALSWLGKAAEQKNSAAQYQVAMLHHQSGEAGEAAKWYQLAAGQGVVGAQFNLGMMLVQGIGVPQDMVQAYAWFLLADEQGMERAAFAKKPLGEALSPTQIEQATQLAGKLRTARPASSKPPAAKP from the coding sequence ATGCCCATGCAGCGACAACGGTTTCTCCTGGGACGCACCTTCTTCCTGTTTGTCTTGCTGCTTGGCACCGTGCGTGCGCAAACTGAATTTCAGGTCGGCCTCGAAGCTTTTCAAAAACGAGACTATGCCACCGCGCTGAAGGAATGGCGTCCGCTGGCGGAGGCGGGCGACGCCGACTCCCAGTTTCGTTTGGGTTCGCTGTATGGCGGAGGCTTGGGCGTTCCGCAAGATACCGCCGAGGCAGTGAAGTGGTACCGCATGGCGGCCGAGCAGGGCGTTGTCGAGGCGGCCAACATACTCGGCGTTACCTACCAGATGGGGGGCCGTGGTTTTCCAGCCGATTTCGCGGAAGCCCTGAAATGGCATCGCGTGGCCGCCGAAATTGGCTCGGCGAATTCCCAGTATGCGGTCGGCCTCGCCGCGCAAGCTGGCAGCGGCGTTCCCGCCGATTATGTCGAAGCGGCAAAGTGGTTCCGCCTAGCCGCCGAGCAGGGTCATGGGGATGCCCAACTAAATCTGGGAATCTTGTACTCGGGCCTGCGCAACAGCGCCTCCCAAAGCATTACGGAAGATTTCCCGGAGGCGATTAAGTGGTACGAGAAAGCCGCTGACCAGGGCATCGCGCAGGCTCAGTTCAATCTCGCGCGCATGGTTCAAAACGGCGTGGGTACGGAGAAGAATCTCCCGCTGGCGGTACAGCATTACCAGAAGGCATTTTCTCTCGGACTGGTGGCTGCGGCTTTTGACGTCGGCGCATTTTTTGAGTATGGCCGCGGCGTTCCCGCCGATCGCAAGGAAGCCGCCAAATGGTATCAGGCCGGCGCGGACGGCAGGCACGCTGGTTGCCGTCTTTGGGTGCGGGCGGAAAGCGGTGATGCCCAGGCGCAGGTTGAGCTGGGCGACATGTATCTGGGCGGGCAGGGACCACTCCAGGACTATGAGGCCGCCGCGCAGTGGTTGCAAAAGTCAGCCGCCAGGGGAAATAGCCAGGGCGAATTTAATCTCGCCGTACTTTACAGCGGAGGACTTGGAGTCCCCCAGGACGACAACCTGGCGCGCCAGTGGATCGCCAAAGCCGCCGTTCACGGAAACGTGCCCGCCGCATTGTGGGCCGCCGGCGAACGCGGAAACGTCCAGTCACAATTCAATTTGGGCATGATGTTTCTCGCCGGCAAGGGAGTCCCCGCCAGCCGGGAGCAGGCGCTGTCCTGGCTCGGCAAGGCGGCGGAGCAGAAGAACTCCGCGGCGCAGTACCAGGTTGCAATGCTGCATCATCAAAGCGGGGAAGCGGGCGAAGCGGCGAAATGGTATCAATTGGCCGCCGGGCAGGGAGTCGTCGGCGCGCAATTCAATTTGGGCATGATGCTGGTCCAGGGCATTGGCGTCCCGCAGGATATGGTTCAGGCATACGCGTGGTTTCTGCTCGCCGACGAGCAGGGGATGGAGCGCGCCGCCTTCGCCAAAAAGCCGCTGGGAGAAGCGCTGTCTCCGACACAGATCGAGCAGGCCACCCAGCTCGCCGGGAAATTGCGGACTGCCCGGCCAGCATCGAGCAAACCACCCGCCGCGAAGCCGTAA